One region of Triticum aestivum cultivar Chinese Spring chromosome 6B, IWGSC CS RefSeq v2.1, whole genome shotgun sequence genomic DNA includes:
- the LOC123133571 gene encoding protein H2A.6-like: MAARKGVARKKAVTRSVKAGLQFPVGRIGRYLKKGRYAQRVGSGAPVYLAAVLEYLAAEVLELAGDAAKESKKARIILRHLMIAVQGDPELSRLLAGVTIAHGGVVPYINSALLPKKKAAGAAEKFPKKTAAATKSPKKTAAATKSPKKKAAATN, translated from the exons ATGGCTGCCAGGAagggcgtcgcgaggaagaaggcAGTGACCCGCTCCGTCAAGGCTGGGCTCCAGTTCCCCGTCGGCCGCATCGGGCGCTACCTCAAGAAGGGCCGCTACGCGCAGCGCGTCGGCTCCGGCGCCCCCGTCTACCTCGCTGCCGTCCTGGAGTACCTCGCCGCCGAG GTCCTGGAGCTCGCCGGCGACGCGGCCAAGGAAAGCAAGAAGGCCCGCATCATCCTGCGCCACCTGATGATCGCTGTCCAGGGCGACCCGGAGCTCAGCCGGCTGCTCGCCGGCGTCACCATCGCCCACGGCGGCGTGGTGCCCTACATCAACTCCGCGCTGCTCCCCAAGAAGAAGGCCGCCGGCGCCGCAGAGAAGTTCCCCAAGAAGACGGCCGCCGCTACCAAGTCCCCCAAGAAGACGGCCGCCGCTACCAAGTCCCCCAAGAAGAAGGCTGCAGCCACAAATTAA